The Etheostoma spectabile isolate EspeVRDwgs_2016 chromosome 1, UIUC_Espe_1.0, whole genome shotgun sequence genome has a segment encoding these proteins:
- the LOC116689633 gene encoding titin → MNIQSFCSYGLKCTLECISKATLLSQPTDVPGFLLQYLSELISFRESYPETDPKIVSFSYQEMWENKFLKTTVSPITTTKKSPEVPSETELNEALKTLYLDLASSGEQKKFNPLRKDKNPSATPMFLKPAPPPCVGRKIEKTVAPPAFVVKGGEKPAPPPCVERKFAKDVVPPVLVVKGDEKPAPPPANINMKTRRVSTVRVPRRPPSEATIDDIVKTPGTLELKTIHKKTPTAKVLTLRPISDPSKLPNIPIPKVSLVLPPIPQKKTIGSLSLENREVVLERRALGPLKRVPNLEAGRVPNTERDKIRPTTPKAQQPNKEWNMSNRSPERKRILWTDREKVKALAERKVQGAAFNRPAPVVVSTNNFNLALTHTCPHFGPYTIIRHTRMRKRSLPFGCNGPH, encoded by the exons ATGAATATCCAAAGTTTCTGTTCGTATGGACTGAAGTGCACACTGGAGTGTATTTCCAAGGCAACACTTCTCTCACAACCTACTGACGTCCCTGGCTTTTTACTGCAGTATTTGTCAGAGCTGATCAGTTTTAGAGAATCGTACCCTGAAACTGATCCTAAGATTGTTTCCTTCTCCTACCAAGAGATGTGGG AGAATAAGTTCCTGAAAACAACTGTTAGTCCGATCACCACCACCAAGAAGTCACCAGAGGTTCCATCTGAGACTGAACTAAACGAGGCCCTGAAGACACTCTACTTAGATTTAGCGTCTTCAGGTGAACAAAAAAAGTTCAACCCgttaagaaaagacaaaaatccCTCTGCAACTCCCATGTTCTTAAAACCAGCACCACCCCCCTGCGTTGGAAGAAAGATTGAGAAGACAGTAGCACCACCTGCCTTTGTTGTTAAGGGAGGAGAGAAGCCTGCACCACCACCCTGTGTTGAAAGAAAGTTTGCAAAGGATGTAGTACCACCCGTCCTTGTTGTTAAAGGAGACGAGAAGCCTGCACCACCTCCCGCCAATATCAACATGAAAACACGTAGAGTGTCCACAGTTAGAGTTCCTAGGCGACCACCGAGTGAAGCAACCATAGATGATATCGTGAAGACGCCAGGAACACTAGAActaaaaacaattcataaaaaaacacctaCAGCTAAAGTTTTGACATTGAGGCCCATTAGTGACCCTTCCAAACTTCCCAATATCCCAATACCAAAAGTGAGTCTTGTTCTTCCACCAATTCCACAGAAGAAAACCATAGGTTCCCTCTCACTTGAAAACAGGGAGGTGGTGCTAGAACGCAGAGCACTGGGGCCATTAAAACGAGTTCCAAACCTTGAAGCAGGCAGAGTaccaaacacagagagagacaagataAGACCAACAACACCTAAGGCCCAGCAGCCAAACAAGGAGTGGAATATGTCAAATAGATcaccagagaggaagaggattctgtggacagacagagaaaaagtaAAGGCACTAGCAGAGAGGAAAGTTCAGGGTGCAGCCTTCAATAGACCAGCTCCTGTAGTAGTGAGCACAAATAATTTTAATCTGGCACTTACCCACACTTGCCCTCATTTCGGGCCTTATACCATCATAAGACACACACGTATGCGGAAGAGATCCTTACCTTTCGGATGCAATGGTCCTCATTAA